Part of the Psilocybe cubensis strain MGC-MH-2018 chromosome 11, whole genome shotgun sequence genome is shown below.
GCCCGACGTCTCAGCAAGGGAAAATAAGGAAGAAATGCAACCAGTGAATCTCCTCCATCTCAAATCGATCGACTGGACTTTTCCCTTCTGTGGAGACATTCATCGTCTTCTATCTTTGATCAATGCGCCAGGTCTGGAAAGACTCGATCTCTGGGTCAACGATCCTCCTAGGCGTCTCGACATAGACTACGTCCGAGGCTATACGTACACCTCATCTTCATACTCTCTGCGCAACACAGTCACGTATCCCTCACTCCGCGATCTTAGCGTGCAATACGCAGGAGAAGAGGCgtcctctctttctttgcgAAATTTCTCCTTCCCTGCCCTAGAAAAGCTGGCCTTTACCAACATTGACACCGCGGCTCGAAGACCCGGTGGATATATGCCATCCCTACCTGTATTTCCGCGCCTAGAATCCATATTTCGCGACCCCCGCCTTCCGAATCTGACGCACCTGACGCTATCGCACTTTGAAATCTGGACAGAAGTGGGTCGCGTCGAGGCAATGCTCGGATATATGCCGCTGCTCACTTCCCTTTCTCTCGATGCATGCCCTGGGACTTGCAAGCTCCTGAACGCCCTGCAAGAGCAGGTCGTTCCAGCTACTAACAGGGTCCAAAGCGCGCGGAGGGGAGCGGTGCGTGGCGTCAAGCTTTGCCCGAGGCTAGAGGCTCTGTCGTTCTGGGGGTGTCAAGACGTCGACTTTGCGACGCTCCTTGCGGTTGTTTACTCCCGGAACAGAAGCGCCAGTGGCTTCGCAGAAGAAACCACGCATAAAGACGAGTCTGCTACTCCGAATGGAGCAACACAGGCAATCGTCACGCGGGGACTGCGGGATGAGAATAATGGGGGCGCCAGTCATAGGACAGAGCCGGCCCAGATGGGAAGGAAGATTAAACCGTTGAGGAAGCTACGCCGCGATCCACCCGAACTACCAGGGGCACCGTCGGCTGAAAATGTAGCAGCTGCAACACGGTCTATGGCCACAGTCATGATACATGCTGCACGCCGTCCAGCACAAATTATCTATTTGCGCATGACGGACTGTAAGCTGATTAGTGAGGAAGAAGCCATACAATTTAAAAGCCTCGGTGTTGTAGATGTAATTTGGTCTGGGTCGGACCAGTGATGGCGACAGGTGTAGCATGGTACAGGTGCAGTCTTGTAGGATTTACAAATACAATTCCAAAGAAAACACGCTTTTGTCGGATTACCTGTATCATTCGTTGTCGAGTTGAACTTTTTCTGGAAAGATATTCACTCCCAAGCACAGTCACTTCGTCGTGAAGGTGTGAAGGTGCTCAAAGGTCGTGTTCATATCAGTCCAAGTCTAGTCCATGTCATTCTAGTGATCAAATTGAGTTTTCGATCACGATGTCCAGAATCTGATTTGAACAGGGCGAAACCCGAAAATCAATAGGTCTCCGTGCGGGTGCATCCAGATATCCAGTTATATTTAAATGGGCACCAATCGGATTTCTACACGAGTTCCCAAACGCTGCCTTCGCTGGTGTGCATCTGCTATGGAGGAAAGAACCAGCGCCCGTGTCAGCATACATATATCTGTCAGAGCCCAAGAAGGCGCCACGAGATCGCTTACGTCCTCAGGAATGTCTATGTTTACCAGCGCGTTGAGGACTCCCTGCAGAGAAGTACGGAGATCCCTCGCGTCAGCGAGGAGTTCCGCTAGCGACAGACCAAAGCGAACTTGCCTGTCCAGTCcattcttcaacttctttaACCTGCTCCGGCGTAATAAAATCTCGAGATTTACGAGAAGCAAAGACCATATGAATCCCAGCTGCCCTGATAACAGAATTCGGTAACGCCTGTGGAGTAGGAGGTATCTGGGGTGTGGGATTTGAAGATTGGGCAATAACGGGGGTGACAGGCCCCGTGGTAAGAGGCGTCCTCTCCACCGTAGATACGGCGGACCGGGCACGCCAGCAGGCCGCAAGATGAAAGAGGTGAAAGGTCTCCATCTAAAAGGCAAAAAATGTCAGTAAATCAACCTCCACGAATATTTTTCTTGTGATTTAAAATTCTGACTTCGAGTGTGGATAAATTCTCGACCATCTTCTGAAGGTATTCAATAAGATGCTCGTTGTGATCTGGGAAAGATGTTTGTCTCCCTTGCGACGAGTAGAAGCTGGCGAAAACGGGCCCGTCGTCTGAGAACTTCTGGTGGGAACATGATGTTTTATCAACGTACCTGTCAGCTGAAGCATTGACCGTCCCTGAGATGATGTCCGACAGAGAGGTAGATGGTTTCGCGGCATGCAAAGCTTTGACAAGCTGGACCCTATTTTAGTACATATGGAAATCAAGCGATTTAAGGTAACTGCAAACCTCATTTGTCAACTTCTCGTCGGCGGCGACCTgcagagagaaaaaataaatacGTCTCTCCAACtcatagatagatagatagagcAGAAGCTTACAGGCTTgctgattctatacgctgGCTCATCGCAGCTTTCTGGATTGGCAAAGTCGAAATCGACGTTGCGAGAAATCGACACACAGGCGTCTGCCACTACGACCGTTCCCGGACGTATGTCGACTAGACCACCACAAGAGCCCAGCCTTATTCAAATTCAGCCCTTTGTACTTACTTCATAAAAGGAATAGGAACCTAATAATGGCGAGGTCGCCGCTGACACTTTCCCTGATTTCACGCACGAAGAAGTCCATATTTGGACTGCCCATACCAATGCTTATGATTGATACGGGTACACCTTTATATCTGCCTGTAATTGTCAAGAAACCGCGCTCGGAATTCAACACGAACGGCTTCGGTTTTGCGTCGAGAAACGAGGCTACAGTGTTCGCCCGCGACGGCGAACCAACGGTGACCTAGATAATAACGTACGTGTCAGATGGCTTGAAACGCGTCTGAAGCGCGTCCTCATCGCACAATACGATTCGCCACCTCTCCAGGGCGGACCCCAAGATGATAGACGCGTTGGTCTGCTGTCCGTGGAAAATCtagaaaaagacaagatcgaaatcatcatcatttcaCACCTTACTTCTTCCGTAGAGACCAGTTGTGAGAGGTACGTACTCGCGTCTGTCAGGGTATCTTTCATTCTTGAAATTGGCTCTTGCTGTCTGGAAGAAACAGGGTCTTTTAATGTGGTGGAATTTGGAGACTCCGGGTGGATGTCTAATCTATCTTATCGGCGGGTGTACTACAGACAGCGGGATGTGACGAGATGTGACACATGTGGACTTTAAACTCCGCAGGGTCCGGGCCCTTTTCGCTAATACACCCACAACTGGCACCTGATGCAACGAGTAAGCCCCTATGTCCGATTTCgcatttttttgcatttcttCTGCTCATATCGGTGACTGGAACACGCTGACCATAATACGATGGACCAGGCGGGAGGCCAACCCACGACCTCTCCAAAACATAGACGATCCTGTCACCATCAAATTTGGTAAACGCACTTGTTGAGCACAACCATTACGACCTATCCTGACGTTCCGATCACAATTCCCTCATAAACCCCAGAATGGTTACGGTAGAAACCTGCTGAGAAAAAGTACCAACTTCTCCTCCCTAATAACTTACTTCGACTATGTAGGCTTAGGTCCCCGTCAAGCTATCACACGCCGCCTTTTCCCCTTGGAAAAGACCCGACACCCCTTGACATGAACCTGGTATATTTTTAAACACCCCAGTTCTCTGGACAACGGGGCGTTGCGTGTGGTCAGGAGAAATGGAACGCCTGATCATCAGTGGCGAGCGTCGGAATAAATAACCTTCcatgtattttttttgcgTCCCTATCTCGTAAGAACATACGTATGTTTTCTCACCTTCAAACTCTGAAGAAACATTCACGGGAAGGTCAACGAGCGCTACTGTGCTGATCTACGGTCAGTCGCAATAGGGCGTCAGAAGTGCTATTTGCCTGATAATTTTAGAACTTTAAGCTTTTCATTATATTCAAGCCCGTGATTCGGTTTCATAGTTTCCGTAGGTGGCAGTCGATTTTTTATTTTAGGATTGATACGTCTGTTTGCTCCTTCAGCCTAGTCTCAAACGTTGTTAGCAGACGTAAAGATGGGTGCGAAGGATAGTACGTCCGAGTAGAGATGCACACCAATATTTAAGAGATCCGTTCTGTCATAGTACGTATGTTCTTTGGGGAACAACTAATGTCCGGTGTTAACCGTCTCAAGTGCTGTTCCGTCCCTGCCACCTCACCTCGTCATTCCATACGATCAAGCGAATAGCCGCAATCCAACATGACTCACTCTCTGGAGATTCCCAACTTGTCGCCCCAAAACGTGGAGAGGATTTGAGGGAAACAGTAGTGGGATACGAAAGGTGCGTACATCAGAGACTGATTGAGGAATATACCTTCATCTAACCGCGATAAGATCAAGAAATTAGAGCGCAATGGGTGCGCCACACGGCTAGACGAGAAGCTACACTTTGGAGGATACGTAGACGCCTTCGatatcttttctctctccttcctACACGTCCAGACTGGACCATTGGAAGCACTGA
Proteins encoded:
- a CDS encoding Purine nucleoside phosphorylase DeoD-type; amino-acid sequence: MKDTLTDANFPRTADQRVYHLGVRPGEVANRIVTVGSPSRANTVASFLDAKPKPFVLNSERGFLTITGRYKGVPVSIISIGMGSPNMDFFVREIRESVSGDLAIIRLGSCGGLVDIRPGTVVVADACVSISRNVDFDFANPESCDEPAYRISKPVAADEKLTNELVKALHAAKPSTSLSDIISGTVNASADRYVDKTSCSHQKFSDDGPVFASFYSSQGRQTSFPDHNEHLIEYLQKMVENLSTLEMETFHLFHLAACWRARSAVSTVERTPLTTGPVTPVIAQSSNPTPQIPPTPQALPNSVIRAAGIHMVFASRKSRDFITPEQVKEVEEWTGQGVLNALVNIDIPEDQMHTSEGSVWELV